From the Magnetococcales bacterium genome, the window TGGACCTGCCAGGGAGCCAGCCCCCTGGACCCCGATTCGTTGGCGGGTGGTGAATGGTTATTTTTTTTGTAAAGTACCGCCATGTTGAAAGCCAGCCATCGAGAACATGCCCCCCGATCCTTTGCCGATCTGAGGGCCTTCATGGAGTTTCTGGAATCTTGTGGTGAAATGGTGCGGGTGGATGTCCCGGTCCATTCCAGACTGGAGATAACGGAAATTTCCCGCCGTCTGTTGGCCACGAGTGGACCAGCCGTGTTGTTCACGCAGGTACGAGGTTCGGAGTTGCCTGTTTTGGCCAATCTGTTTGGTACACAGCGGCGGGTTGGATTGGCCATAGGACGCCAGATCGAGGATCTGGAGGAGTTGGGATATTTTTTGGCCACCTTACGTTCGCCTGATCCACCCCAAGGGTTGCGGGACGGGTGGAACCTGGTGCGCCGCCTCTCCCGGGTAAGGCATATGCGCCTGCGTTGGGTACGAAACCCCCCTTGTCAGGAGGTGGTGTGGAGCGGACCGGATGTGGATCTCTCCCGGTTGCCGATCCAAACCTGTTGGCCCGACGATGTGGGCCCCCTGGTGACCTGGCCCCTGGTCATTACCCGGGGAAGGCAGGGCGAAACGGTCAACATTGGGGTGTACCGCATGCAGGTGATCGGTCGCAATCGCCTGATCATGCGCTGGTTGCGGCATCGGGGAGGCGCCCAGCATGCCCGGGAACATGGCCGGATCATGCCCGTCGCCGTGGCCATTGGTTGTGATCCGGCAACCATCCTGGCCGCAGTGACACCCGTGCCGGAGACACTCTCCGAATACGCCTTCGCCGGATTGTTGAGGGAGAAGCCCGTTGAAGTGGCGCCAGCCTTGTCGGTGCCATTGCCGGTACCGGCCCGCGCCGAAATTGTCCTGGAAGGTGACGTGGATCTCATGGACCGTGCCCTGGAAGGCCCCTTCGGCGACCATACCGGATACTATAACGAGACAGAATATTTTCCGGTATTGACCGTACACAAGCTCACCATGCGCCGGCAACCGATCTATCTGAGCACCTTCACGGGGCGCCCTCCGGATGAGCCGGCCATTCTTGCCCTGGCCCTGAATCGCATTTTCGTGCCGCTTCTGAAAAAACAGTTTCCGGAGATCGAGGCCTTTCATCTGCCCATGGATGGGTGTTCCTATCGGGTGGCGGTGGTGAGCCTGCACAAACAATATCCCGGACATGCCTTCCGGATCATGGTTGGTATTTGGGGATTCTTGCGCCAGTTTCTCTACACCAAATATGTGATAGTGGTGGATGCAGGTGTGCCTGTGGAACGCTGGGGCATGGTGATGAAAGCCGTCGGTCGGCACGTCCACGCCGCCCGGGATCTCAAGGTGATGGAGGCCACACCCATCGACTATCTGGATTTTGCTTCACCCCAATCCGGTTTGGGTTCCAAACTGGGGGTGGATGCCACCACCAAAATGGGGCCGGAACTGGAGGGTATTGTCATCCCGGACAAGATCCGTGATGACCGGGCCACCGACTGGCCGGCAGCCGTTTTG encodes:
- a CDS encoding UbiD family decarboxylase, whose product is MLKASHREHAPRSFADLRAFMEFLESCGEMVRVDVPVHSRLEITEISRRLLATSGPAVLFTQVRGSELPVLANLFGTQRRVGLAIGRQIEDLEELGYFLATLRSPDPPQGLRDGWNLVRRLSRVRHMRLRWVRNPPCQEVVWSGPDVDLSRLPIQTCWPDDVGPLVTWPLVITRGRQGETVNIGVYRMQVIGRNRLIMRWLRHRGGAQHAREHGRIMPVAVAIGCDPATILAAVTPVPETLSEYAFAGLLREKPVEVAPALSVPLPVPARAEIVLEGDVDLMDRALEGPFGDHTGYYNETEYFPVLTVHKLTMRRQPIYLSTFTGRPPDEPAILALALNRIFVPLLKKQFPEIEAFHLPMDGCSYRVAVVSLHKQYPGHAFRIMVGIWGFLRQFLYTKYVIVVDAGVPVERWGMVMKAVGRHVHAARDLKVMEATPIDYLDFASPQSGLGSKLGVDATTKMGPELEGIVIPDKIRDDRATDWPAAVLRMVPAIRRVYRVPETPMVILILEKKDPLEARKAVDVIWRLVPQGAGAEQILAVDPDIDPASWADLLWALATRTDPARDLHRERDSGRFAIDATHKLPEETERVWGRVLRMDAATQELVNSRWTEYGLPGVGRTPF